TTTTGAAGGGTttcaccccctccccaggtgaCCTTATTCCTTCTGGTCCTCTATTCTATTGCTAAAGCAGACTTTGCACCAAAACATAtattacaccataaccactacaggggaCTGAAGTGATGGAAAAATGTGAATTGCCAAGGAAAATTTTGCCTAAAATATTATCAATCCTAAAATAAATGCTACCTAGATGCCAAAACTGAGGAATCCATTGTCAGATAGTGTAaccatgtaacaatataatattgaTTTACCTCTGGGGAAGAGGCCATGTTTAACTCTCGTTTCCCGCCTGGATACCAGCCGTGGGACCAGTGCTGGGCATTTGAAAGGTGGCAACTGACTGCGAACAGGACCAGAAGCAGGAGGACTAGGTGACTGTGGCAGGCCATGGATGTCTTGATATTCTTCAAAGATTCTAAAATGTATCACTGTAAAATATAGTGAGCGCACAGTGCATTATTAATGAATAACATCAGaataattagaaatattaaaGCAGCCATTCCATTACaggggaaagaaaaaacaaaatagtgctaATGGTCACTAACTCCCATggtctgttttgtttttaattttttgttataggggtattcactaaggtgagaaatCAGGAATTCACTAGAGAAACATTACCGAGCAGGATTTGGGATTTTATTTCAATTAAACTATTTggggcaaataaatatccattcTCTGGGGAATTTCCAATAATGTCTTGTTTAGTGAACAAATCTTTAAGTGTAGAAACCTACAGTAATACATGCTGATACCTCATATTTATCGGACTTTTT
Above is a genomic segment from Pelobates fuscus isolate aPelFus1 chromosome 6, aPelFus1.pri, whole genome shotgun sequence containing:
- the LOC134615315 gene encoding progonadoliberin-2, which translates into the protein MACHSHLVLLLLVLFAVSCHLSNAQHWSHGWYPGGKRELNMASSPEVSEEIKLCEGEECAYLRNPRRTMLKNILTDFLSRQLQKKK